A portion of the uncultured Draconibacterium sp. genome contains these proteins:
- the rpsM gene encoding 30S ribosomal protein S13, protein MARIVGVDIPSNKRGEVALTYIYGIGRSRAITILEEAGVDRNLKVQDWTDDNLAAVRGVIGDNFKVEGELRSEVQMNIKRLMDIGCYRGIRHRIGLPVRGQSTKNNARTRKGKRKTVANKKMATK, encoded by the coding sequence ATGGCACGTATAGTAGGTGTTGATATTCCAAGTAATAAAAGAGGTGAGGTTGCTCTTACCTATATTTATGGTATTGGCCGCAGCAGAGCCATCACTATCCTTGAAGAAGCAGGTGTAGACAGAAACCTGAAAGTACAGGATTGGACTGATGACAACTTAGCAGCTGTTCGTGGAGTTATCGGCGATAACTTCAAAGTAGAAGGTGAGCTAAGGTCTGAAGTACAGATGAACATTAAGCGTTTAATGGATATTGGTTGTTATCGTGGTATCCGTCACCGTATCGGTTTACCGGTTCGCGGACAGAGCACAAAAAACAACGCACGTACCCGTAAAGGTAAACGTAAAACTGTTGCTAACAAAAAAATGGCCACTAAATAA
- the rpsE gene encoding 30S ribosomal protein S5, translating to MAKVSNKVKTSDLELKDRLVAINRVTKVTKGGRTFSFSAIVIVGDEKGIVGWGLGKASEVTTAIAKGVDAAKKNLVKIPVINGTIPHEQTAKFGGANILLKPASSGTGLKAGGAMRAVLESAGIHDVLAKSKGSSNPHNLVKATMTALTELRDAYTVAEHRGVSVEKVFKG from the coding sequence ATGGCGAAAGTAAGTAATAAAGTAAAAACAAGCGACCTGGAATTAAAAGACAGGTTGGTAGCCATTAACCGTGTAACCAAAGTAACAAAAGGTGGACGTACATTCAGTTTCTCTGCCATTGTTATTGTGGGCGACGAAAAAGGAATCGTAGGCTGGGGACTTGGTAAAGCAAGCGAAGTAACAACAGCAATTGCTAAAGGCGTTGACGCAGCTAAAAAGAACCTGGTAAAAATTCCGGTAATTAACGGAACTATACCTCACGAACAAACCGCTAAATTCGGTGGTGCAAACATCCTGTTAAAACCTGCTTCGTCAGGTACCGGTCTTAAGGCTGGTGGTGCGATGCGTGCAGTACTGGAAAGTGCCGGTATTCACGACGTTTTGGCTAAGTCAAAAGGATCATCAAACCCACACAACCTGGTAAAAGCTACAATGACAGCTTTAACTGAGTTAAGGGATGCTTATACAGTAGCAGAACACAGAGGTGTGTCAGTTGAAAAAGTTTTTAAAGGATAA
- the rpmD gene encoding 50S ribosomal protein L30 — MAKLKITQVKSGIGSTKRQKATLESLGLKKLNQTVVHEATPQIVGMANKLRHLLSIEEVK; from the coding sequence ATGGCTAAATTAAAAATAACACAAGTAAAAAGTGGTATCGGTTCAACAAAACGACAAAAAGCAACATTGGAGTCGTTAGGTTTGAAAAAATTGAACCAAACTGTTGTTCACGAAGCTACTCCTCAAATTGTTGGTATGGCTAACAAATTGAGACATTTACTGAGTATTGAAGAAGTTAAGTAA
- the rpsN gene encoding 30S ribosomal protein S14, which produces MAKESMKAREVKRAKLVEKYAEKRAKLKAEGDWEGLQKLPKNSSKVRLHNRCKLSGRPKGYMRQFGISRIDFREMASNGLIPGVKKASW; this is translated from the coding sequence ATGGCTAAAGAATCAATGAAAGCACGCGAAGTAAAACGTGCAAAACTAGTTGAGAAATACGCCGAGAAACGTGCCAAGCTGAAAGCTGAAGGCGACTGGGAAGGTTTGCAAAAACTACCTAAAAATTCGTCGAAAGTACGTTTGCACAACCGTTGTAAACTTAGCGGACGTCCGAAAGGATATATGCGCCAATTCGGTATCAGCAGGATTGATTTTAGGGAAATGGCCTCAAACGGGCTTATTCCTGGAGTTAAAAAGGCAAGTTGGTAA
- the rpsD gene encoding 30S ribosomal protein S4, with protein sequence MARYRGPKSKIARKFGEPIFGPDKVFEHKNYPPGMHGLASKRRKTSEYGQQLKEKQKAKYTYGVLERQFRTLFKKAQAAKGVTGEVLLQLLESRLDNVVFRLGIAKTRAAARQFVSHKHITVNGKLVNIPSYTVKSGDVIGVREKSKSLEEITGSLQSRRSSQYEWLEWDGAQMAGKFLNRPEREEIPENIKEQLIVELYSK encoded by the coding sequence ATGGCAAGATATAGAGGACCAAAATCTAAAATCGCTCGTAAATTCGGAGAACCTATCTTCGGACCGGATAAAGTTTTCGAACATAAAAACTACCCTCCGGGGATGCACGGTTTAGCTTCGAAAAGAAGAAAAACTTCGGAATACGGGCAGCAGTTAAAAGAGAAACAAAAGGCAAAATATACTTACGGTGTATTAGAAAGACAATTCCGCACACTTTTCAAAAAAGCACAAGCTGCTAAAGGTGTTACCGGTGAGGTTCTTCTACAGTTGTTAGAGTCTCGTCTCGACAATGTAGTATTCCGTTTAGGTATTGCTAAAACACGTGCTGCGGCGCGTCAGTTTGTATCACACAAACATATTACTGTTAACGGAAAATTAGTAAATATTCCATCGTACACGGTTAAATCTGGCGACGTTATCGGCGTTCGCGAGAAATCAAAATCGTTGGAAGAAATTACTGGCTCATTGCAATCGCGCAGAAGCTCACAGTACGAATGGTTAGAATGGGACGGCGCACAAATGGCCGGAAAATTCCTGAACCGTCCGGAACGTGAAGAAATTCCAGAAAACATCAAAGAGCAACTAATCGTAGAGTTGTATTCAAAATAA
- the rpmJ gene encoding 50S ribosomal protein L36: MKTRVSVKKRSEDCKIIRRKGRLYVINKKNPKFKQRQG; this comes from the coding sequence ATGAAAACTCGTGTTTCAGTTAAAAAACGTTCAGAAGACTGCAAGATTATTCGCAGAAAAGGACGTTTGTATGTGATTAATAAAAAGAACCCTAAGTTTAAACAACGTCAGGGTTAA
- the rplR gene encoding 50S ribosomal protein L18 — MALTKVQRRARIKSRVRTVVSGTAERPRLSVYRSNKQIYVQVIDDLQGTTLLAVSSSDKGIAEASGTKTEKAAMVGKAVAEKALAAGITEVVFDRGGSLYHGRVKQLADAAREGGLKF; from the coding sequence ATGGCATTAACAAAAGTTCAAAGGCGAGCAAGAATAAAAAGTCGCGTACGCACAGTTGTTTCCGGCACAGCAGAACGTCCTAGATTAAGCGTTTACAGAAGTAACAAACAAATCTACGTTCAGGTTATCGACGATTTGCAAGGAACAACTTTATTAGCAGTTTCATCTTCAGATAAAGGTATCGCTGAAGCCAGCGGAACCAAAACTGAAAAAGCTGCAATGGTTGGTAAAGCAGTTGCTGAAAAAGCACTTGCAGCCGGTATTACTGAAGTTGTATTCGACAGAGGTGGTAGCTTATACCACGGTAGAGTAAAACAATTAGCTGACGCTGCCCGTGAAGGCGGCCTTAAATTCTAA
- the rplO gene encoding 50S ribosomal protein L15: protein MNLSNLQPAEGSTKTTKRIGRGQGSGRGGTSTRGHKGQKSRSGYSRKIGFEGGQMPLQRVVPKMGFKNINRVEYKAINLDVLENLATKKNLTVIDKESLVNAGIASKNENIKILGGGTLTKKLDVKANAFSKSAKEAIEKLEGTTEIL from the coding sequence ATGAATTTAAGTAACTTACAACCTGCAGAAGGATCGACTAAAACTACAAAACGAATTGGTCGTGGTCAGGGCTCGGGCCGTGGCGGCACATCAACTCGTGGTCATAAAGGTCAAAAGTCGCGTTCAGGTTACTCAAGAAAAATCGGTTTCGAAGGTGGTCAAATGCCTTTGCAACGTGTAGTTCCAAAAATGGGATTTAAAAACATCAATCGTGTTGAATACAAAGCAATCAACCTTGATGTACTTGAGAACCTTGCAACTAAAAAGAACCTGACCGTAATTGACAAAGAATCCTTAGTTAACGCAGGTATCGCGTCGAAAAATGAGAATATTAAAATTCTTGGTGGTGGTACTTTAACAAAAAAACTAGATGTTAAAGCTAACGCATTTTCAAAAAGCGCGAAAGAAGCAATAGAAAAACTAGAAGGAACAACCGAAATACTTTAA
- a CDS encoding 7TM diverse intracellular signaling domain-containing protein gives MKNLQYCLITIWILTFNFVPLHSGARESVFEFYPEALNSIQYIHIDSTFKNRVGDMVNVDFVEYNGETLVPGMNYWFKLIFNNSKLEQNFYYIHFNGFFPELELIQQNYHDGKWRKDVGGASIPFKLRTKKGFFKDKVLFEKSDGATTVIYLNTKYSSDISHRLPPLNLVKKTEYDLLQVRTNIAQSFFAGVISILCLFSLVLFILTREKLYLSYFAYAVVGSLYFFYYYDYIEQFWFPEAPEINRLFFFCYLLSQVLYYYFLYQVLRSQKVKKWRRLIYRYTMVMGFIILAVILFSTIDFYFAVTMSDYLSVLNGVIILLLFIVLINKVSKTEQIILFGSAFLAIGGVIAILLGLYAVSVIQVYLYQIVFSIELVLFTIAVSFIYYNDRIERIRKELDLARLYKEKLEKEKNLEELNKAIDKKNRDLTYKAIVITQKESVQKLMLKQLSDLNKQDKIKKSDLQKLISNLRANTNNNHWQDFENHFISVHPNFYSSLNERYPNLTAGEYKLCSFLKMNLSSKEIALVTGKSQQSVDVARSRLRKKIGLDVHENIISIINGIKSN, from the coding sequence ATGAAAAACTTACAATATTGCTTAATTACAATTTGGATTTTAACTTTCAATTTCGTGCCTTTACATTCAGGTGCACGTGAAAGCGTTTTTGAATTTTATCCTGAAGCGCTAAACTCTATTCAATATATACATATAGACTCGACATTTAAAAATAGAGTAGGAGACATGGTTAATGTAGACTTTGTTGAATATAATGGAGAAACGCTTGTTCCCGGAATGAATTATTGGTTTAAACTGATTTTTAATAATAGTAAACTAGAACAAAATTTTTACTACATACATTTTAATGGTTTTTTTCCGGAATTGGAACTGATACAACAAAATTATCATGATGGAAAATGGAGAAAGGATGTTGGAGGCGCTAGTATACCTTTTAAGCTTAGAACAAAAAAGGGATTTTTTAAAGACAAAGTATTATTCGAAAAATCAGATGGAGCAACCACCGTTATTTATTTAAATACTAAATATTCAAGCGACATCTCGCATAGGCTTCCACCATTAAATTTAGTAAAAAAAACAGAGTATGACCTGCTACAAGTGAGAACAAACATTGCACAAAGCTTTTTTGCAGGTGTTATTAGTATTTTGTGTCTTTTTAGTTTAGTACTTTTTATTTTAACTCGTGAAAAACTATACTTAAGTTATTTTGCATATGCTGTTGTTGGTAGCTTGTATTTCTTTTATTACTACGACTATATCGAGCAGTTCTGGTTCCCCGAAGCTCCTGAAATTAACAGGCTTTTCTTTTTTTGTTATTTACTAAGCCAGGTTTTATATTATTATTTTCTATACCAGGTATTAAGGAGTCAAAAAGTTAAAAAGTGGAGAAGGTTAATTTATCGATATACTATGGTAATGGGGTTTATTATTTTGGCCGTTATCTTGTTTTCAACTATCGATTTTTATTTCGCTGTTACGATGAGTGATTATTTATCGGTATTAAATGGAGTTATAATTCTATTGTTGTTCATAGTTTTAATTAATAAAGTATCGAAAACAGAACAAATAATATTATTCGGATCAGCATTTTTAGCTATCGGGGGAGTAATCGCTATCTTATTGGGCTTATATGCAGTTTCAGTAATTCAAGTTTACCTTTATCAAATCGTATTTAGTATTGAATTAGTTTTATTTACTATTGCTGTAAGCTTTATCTATTATAATGATAGGATTGAACGTATTCGAAAAGAACTTGATCTAGCACGTTTATATAAAGAAAAACTCGAAAAGGAAAAGAACCTGGAAGAATTGAATAAAGCCATTGATAAGAAGAACCGTGATTTAACTTATAAGGCAATTGTTATCACTCAAAAAGAATCTGTACAAAAACTAATGTTGAAGCAGTTGTCGGATTTGAATAAACAGGATAAAATAAAAAAAAGTGATTTACAGAAACTAATTTCCAACCTGAGGGCAAATACAAATAACAATCACTGGCAAGATTTTGAGAATCATTTTATTTCGGTACATCCTAATTTTTACAGTTCGCTTAACGAACGTTACCCTAATCTTACTGCAGGCGAATATAAACTTTGCTCATTCCTAAAAATGAATCTATCATCAAAAGAAATTGCATTAGTTACCGGGAAAAGCCAGCAAAGTGTTGATGTGGCACGCAGCCGGCTTCGGAAGAAAATTGGATTGGATGTACATGAAAATATAATTTCTATTATCAATGGAATAAAAAGTAATTAG
- the rplE gene encoding 50S ribosomal protein L5 — MAYVPTLKKKYQEEIIPALKKEYDYSSVMQVPKLEKIILNQGVGAAIADKKLIDVAQTEMTMIAGQKAVQTLSKKDISNFKLRKKMPIGVRVTLRRDQMYEFLDRLIAVALPRIRDFKGIESKMDGRGNYTLGVPEQIIFPEIVLDKVSKINGMNITFVTSAQTDEEGFALLKELGLPFKNVKKN; from the coding sequence ATGGCTTACGTACCAACTCTTAAGAAGAAATATCAGGAAGAAATAATCCCTGCCTTAAAGAAAGAGTATGATTACTCTTCTGTAATGCAGGTTCCGAAATTAGAAAAAATCATCCTTAACCAGGGTGTTGGAGCAGCAATCGCCGACAAAAAACTGATCGACGTAGCCCAAACCGAAATGACAATGATCGCCGGCCAGAAAGCCGTACAAACTTTGTCAAAAAAGGATATCTCTAATTTCAAATTGAGAAAGAAAATGCCAATTGGCGTGCGTGTTACATTGCGTCGCGACCAAATGTATGAATTCCTAGATCGTTTAATTGCTGTGGCACTGCCACGTATTCGCGACTTTAAAGGTATCGAAAGCAAAATGGACGGCCGCGGAAACTACACACTTGGCGTTCCGGAACAAATAATTTTCCCCGAGATCGTACTTGATAAAGTAAGTAAGATCAACGGAATGAATATTACCTTTGTCACTTCTGCGCAAACCGACGAAGAAGGTTTTGCACTGTTGAAAGAATTAGGTCTACCTTTTAAAAACGTTAAAAAGAATTAG
- the rplF gene encoding 50S ribosomal protein L6, with the protein MSRIGKLPISIPAGVEVKVNDNLVSVKGPLGELTQQVDPLIEVAIEDATIEVKRNGESKSEKSMHGLYRSLINNMVEGVSKGYEIKMELVGVGYRAEVLPDNVLDLVLGFAHHTYLQLPPEVKVEAVSDKRSTPTVTLKSHDKQLIGQVAAKIRSFRKPEPYKGKGIKFVGEELRRKAGKAAAK; encoded by the coding sequence ATGTCAAGAATAGGAAAATTACCCATTTCAATACCAGCAGGAGTAGAAGTAAAAGTTAACGATAATCTCGTTAGCGTAAAAGGACCTCTGGGTGAATTGACTCAGCAAGTTGATCCGTTAATCGAGGTGGCAATCGAAGATGCTACTATCGAAGTAAAAAGAAACGGTGAATCAAAAAGCGAAAAGTCAATGCACGGACTGTACCGCTCTTTAATCAATAACATGGTGGAAGGCGTATCGAAAGGATACGAAATTAAAATGGAACTAGTGGGTGTAGGTTATCGTGCAGAAGTATTGCCTGATAACGTACTCGACCTTGTATTAGGTTTTGCTCACCACACTTACCTGCAATTACCACCAGAAGTAAAAGTAGAGGCTGTATCTGATAAACGTAGTACTCCAACAGTGACTTTAAAAAGTCACGACAAACAATTAATTGGTCAGGTGGCTGCGAAAATCAGATCATTCCGTAAACCTGAACCTTACAAAGGAAAAGGTATTAAGTTTGTTGGCGAAGAATTGAGGCGTAAAGCTGGTAAAGCCGCTGCAAAATAA
- the secY gene encoding preprotein translocase subunit SecY, which translates to MKRFIETLKNIYKIEDLRFRIGTTMFFLLIYRLGSFVSLPGIDPAQLQNLQNQTSDGLLGLINMFSGGAFAQASVFALGIMPYISASIVIQLMGIAVPYFQRLQKEGESGRRKINQITRYLTVLILIPQASAYLTNLHYQLPDSAFAMSGIWFNAPSIVILTAGSMFVLWLGERITDKGIGNGISLIIMIGIIARLPMAVVQEFGSRINGGGLVMFLVEFVILFIVFMASIALVQGTRRIPVQYAKRIVGNKQYGGVRQYIPLKVNAAGVMPIIFAQAIMMVPITIVGVANSENLRGVAAALSNITGFWYNLTQFLLVVAFTYFYTAITINPTQMAEDMKKNGGFIPGVKPGKKTVEFLDAVMSRITLPGSIFLGLVTIMPAFAMMMGISQSFALFYGGTSLLILVGVVLDTLQQIESHLLMRHYDGLMQSGRIKGRPGLGGM; encoded by the coding sequence ATGAAACGATTCATAGAGACCCTAAAGAATATTTATAAGATTGAAGATCTAAGATTCAGAATTGGAACAACAATGTTTTTCCTGTTAATTTACAGGTTAGGATCGTTTGTTTCGCTTCCGGGAATTGATCCGGCACAGTTACAAAACCTGCAAAATCAGACATCTGATGGATTGCTGGGATTGATTAACATGTTTTCGGGTGGTGCATTTGCACAGGCTTCTGTCTTTGCTTTAGGAATCATGCCGTATATTTCTGCCTCAATCGTTATCCAGTTAATGGGTATCGCAGTTCCCTATTTCCAGAGGTTGCAGAAAGAGGGAGAGTCAGGAAGAAGGAAAATTAACCAGATTACACGTTATTTAACCGTGTTAATTCTGATTCCGCAGGCATCGGCATATCTAACCAATCTTCATTACCAACTTCCGGATTCGGCTTTCGCAATGAGTGGAATATGGTTTAACGCCCCATCAATTGTGATTTTAACAGCCGGTTCGATGTTTGTACTGTGGTTAGGAGAACGTATTACCGATAAAGGTATTGGTAACGGTATCTCGTTAATCATTATGATTGGTATTATTGCTCGTTTACCAATGGCCGTGGTTCAGGAGTTTGGATCGCGAATCAATGGTGGAGGTTTAGTAATGTTCCTGGTAGAGTTTGTTATCCTGTTTATCGTATTTATGGCATCAATTGCCCTGGTACAGGGAACCCGTAGGATTCCGGTACAATATGCGAAACGAATTGTTGGTAACAAACAATATGGCGGAGTACGTCAGTACATCCCTCTGAAAGTTAATGCTGCAGGTGTAATGCCTATCATTTTTGCTCAGGCAATAATGATGGTGCCTATTACAATTGTTGGTGTTGCTAATTCTGAAAATCTGCGTGGTGTGGCGGCTGCCTTGTCAAACATCACAGGTTTTTGGTATAATTTAACACAATTTTTATTAGTGGTAGCTTTTACGTATTTTTACACCGCTATTACTATTAACCCAACCCAAATGGCAGAAGACATGAAGAAAAACGGAGGTTTTATTCCGGGTGTTAAACCAGGAAAGAAAACAGTTGAATTTCTTGATGCAGTTATGTCGCGTATAACATTACCTGGTTCTATTTTCTTAGGATTAGTAACTATTATGCCGGCTTTTGCCATGATGATGGGAATCAGTCAGTCGTTTGCCCTGTTTTACGGTGGTACATCGCTGCTTATTCTTGTTGGTGTAGTGTTAGATACCTTACAGCAGATTGAAAGTCACCTGTTAATGCGCCATTACGACGGTTTGATGCAATCAGGCCGAATTAAAGGACGTCCGGGACTCGGAGGAATGTAA
- the rplN gene encoding 50S ribosomal protein L14: protein MVQQESRCSVADNSGAKEVLVIRVLGGTRKRYATLGDTVVVTVKSALAGGEMKKGTVSRAIVVRTKKENRRQDGSYIRFDDNAVVLLNNAGEMRGTRIFGPVARELREKNMKIISLAPEVL, encoded by the coding sequence ATGGTACAACAAGAATCAAGATGTTCGGTAGCCGATAACAGTGGAGCAAAAGAAGTTTTAGTGATCCGTGTATTAGGCGGAACACGTAAACGTTATGCTACATTGGGCGACACTGTTGTGGTTACTGTAAAAAGTGCACTTGCCGGAGGCGAGATGAAAAAAGGTACTGTATCACGCGCAATTGTTGTACGTACGAAGAAAGAAAACCGTCGTCAGGATGGTTCTTATATTCGTTTCGACGATAACGCAGTAGTACTTCTTAACAACGCTGGTGAAATGCGTGGAACACGTATTTTCGGGCCTGTAGCACGTGAATTACGCGAGAAGAATATGAAAATCATTTCACTCGCTCCAGAAGTATTGTAA
- the rpsQ gene encoding 30S ribosomal protein S17: MENKVRNLRKERIGVVVSDKMDKSIVVAEKTKEKHPIYGKFVNKTTKFHVHDEKNDCNVGDTVRIMETRPLSKTKCWRVVEIIERAK, encoded by the coding sequence ATGGAAAATAAAGTAAGAAATCTCAGAAAAGAGAGAATCGGGGTCGTTGTTAGTGATAAAATGGATAAATCGATTGTGGTTGCCGAAAAAACAAAAGAGAAGCACCCAATTTATGGTAAGTTCGTTAACAAAACTACCAAATTCCATGTCCACGATGAGAAAAATGATTGCAACGTTGGCGATACTGTAAGGATTATGGAAACACGTCCTTTAAGTAAAACCAAATGTTGGAGAGTAGTTGAAATAATTGAAAGAGCTAAGTAA
- a CDS encoding DNA-directed RNA polymerase subunit alpha: MAILAFQKPDKVIMLESDDKFGQFEFRPLEPGYGITIGNALRRILLSSLEGYAITTVKIEGVDHEFSTIKGVIEDVTDIILNLKQVRFKNEVEDFDSEKVSISISGQEEFTAGDINKFMTGFRVLNPELVICRMEPDVKIQMELNISKGRGYVPAVENKPVEEEFGVIPIDSIYTPIKKVKYAVENYRVEQKTDYEKLVLDIATDGSVHPKDALKEAAKILIYHFMLFSDEKITLDTDEKFANEEFDEEVLHMRQLLKTKLVDMDLSVRALNCLKAADVDTLGDLVTYNRNDLLKFRNFGKKSLTELDDLLDNMGLNFGMDISKYKLDKE; the protein is encoded by the coding sequence ATGGCAATATTAGCATTCCAAAAGCCTGACAAGGTAATAATGTTAGAATCCGATGACAAGTTCGGACAATTCGAGTTTCGTCCCCTGGAACCGGGATACGGTATTACAATTGGTAATGCACTTCGTCGTATTCTGTTATCGTCGTTGGAAGGCTATGCAATTACAACTGTTAAAATTGAAGGTGTTGACCATGAGTTTTCTACGATTAAAGGAGTTATTGAAGATGTAACTGATATTATCCTTAATCTGAAGCAAGTTCGTTTTAAAAACGAGGTGGAAGATTTTGACAGCGAAAAAGTATCTATTTCAATCAGCGGACAGGAAGAATTTACCGCTGGCGACATTAACAAATTTATGACCGGTTTCAGAGTACTGAACCCTGAGTTGGTAATTTGCAGAATGGAGCCGGATGTAAAAATCCAAATGGAGTTGAACATCAGCAAAGGACGTGGTTACGTTCCTGCTGTTGAAAACAAGCCGGTTGAAGAAGAATTTGGTGTAATTCCGATCGACTCGATCTATACACCAATTAAAAAGGTAAAATACGCTGTTGAAAACTATCGTGTTGAGCAAAAAACCGACTACGAAAAATTAGTTCTGGATATTGCTACCGATGGTTCAGTTCACCCAAAAGATGCATTAAAAGAAGCAGCTAAAATTCTTATCTATCACTTCATGCTGTTCTCAGACGAAAAAATCACTCTTGATACGGATGAGAAATTTGCAAACGAAGAGTTTGACGAAGAAGTACTGCACATGCGTCAGTTGTTGAAAACTAAACTGGTTGATATGGATCTTTCAGTTCGTGCTTTGAATTGTTTGAAAGCTGCGGATGTAGATACATTAGGAGACCTGGTTACCTACAACAGAAACGACCTGCTGAAATTCAGAAACTTTGGTAAAAAATCGTTAACCGAATTGGATGACCTTTTAGATAACATGGGACTGAATTTTGGAATGGATATTTCCAAGTATAAACTTGATAAGGAGTAA
- the rpsH gene encoding 30S ribosomal protein S8 — MSKVTDPIADYLTRVRNAIMAKNRVVDIPASNLKKEMTKLLKEKGYILNYKFEDEVGYQGNIKIALKYNPETKVSAIKALERISKPGLRQYCDSTSIPRVLNGLGIAIISTSKGVITDKEARELKVGGEVLCYVY, encoded by the coding sequence ATGAGTAAAGTAACAGATCCAATAGCAGATTATCTGACAAGGGTAAGAAATGCAATTATGGCGAAAAACCGTGTAGTTGACATTCCGGCTTCAAATTTAAAGAAAGAGATGACTAAACTTTTGAAAGAAAAAGGATACATCTTAAACTACAAATTCGAAGACGAAGTAGGCTACCAGGGAAACATTAAGATTGCATTAAAATACAATCCAGAAACAAAAGTATCTGCAATAAAAGCGTTAGAACGCATTAGTAAACCAGGTTTGCGTCAATACTGTGATTCAACAAGTATTCCACGCGTACTAAATGGTTTAGGCATAGCAATAATCTCTACCTCAAAAGGTGTAATTACCGATAAAGAAGCTCGCGAGCTTAAAGTAGGTGGAGAAGTATTATGTTACGTGTATTAA
- the rpsK gene encoding 30S ribosomal protein S11, whose product MAKKTGSSRKRTVVVEANGMAHIHSSFNNIIVTLTNMNGEVISWSSAGKKGFRGSKKNTPYAAQVASEECAKTAYDLGLRKVKVYVKGPGNGRESAIRALATIGIQVTEIIDVTPLPHNGCRPPKRRRV is encoded by the coding sequence ATGGCAAAAAAAACAGGATCAAGTAGAAAGAGAACAGTGGTTGTTGAAGCCAATGGTATGGCTCATATCCACTCGTCTTTCAACAATATTATTGTTACGCTGACAAACATGAACGGAGAGGTAATCTCTTGGTCGTCAGCTGGGAAAAAAGGATTCCGTGGTTCTAAAAAGAATACTCCTTATGCTGCCCAGGTAGCTTCAGAAGAGTGTGCTAAAACTGCTTATGACCTTGGACTACGTAAAGTTAAGGTATATGTTAAAGGACCTGGTAACGGTCGTGAATCAGCAATCAGAGCTTTGGCTACCATCGGTATCCAGGTTACTGAAATTATTGATGTAACACCGCTTCCGCACAACGGTTGCAGGCCTCCTAAAAGACGTAGAGTTTAA
- the infA gene encoding translation initiation factor IF-1 — MAKQPSIEQDGTIIEALSNAMFRVELENGHVITGHISGKMRMHYIKILPGDKVKVEMSPYDLTKGRITFRYKN, encoded by the coding sequence ATGGCAAAACAACCATCCATAGAACAAGATGGAACAATTATAGAAGCATTATCAAACGCTATGTTCAGGGTTGAACTGGAAAATGGTCACGTTATAACAGGGCACATTTCAGGGAAGATGAGAATGCATTATATTAAAATTTTGCCAGGGGATAAAGTTAAAGTTGAAATGTCTCCTTACGATTTAACTAAAGGTAGAATTACGTTTAGGTACAAAAACTAA
- the rplX gene encoding 50S ribosomal protein L24 has protein sequence MQKKLHIKKGDTVVVIAGNSKGQKGRVLEVIRKTDRAIVEGVNMMKKHTKPNAETPQGGIIEQEAPVHISNLMLVDPKTGEATRVGKKLNDDGKLVRISKKTGEEIK, from the coding sequence ATGCAGAAAAAGTTACACATAAAAAAAGGTGACACTGTGGTTGTGATCGCTGGAAACAGTAAAGGCCAAAAAGGTCGTGTGCTGGAAGTGATCCGCAAAACCGACAGAGCAATAGTTGAAGGTGTTAATATGATGAAAAAACATACCAAACCTAACGCGGAAACGCCACAGGGAGGTATCATCGAACAAGAAGCACCGGTGCATATTTCTAACCTAATGTTAGTTGATCCTAAAACAGGTGAAGCTACACGTGTGGGTAAGAAATTGAATGACGATGGTAAATTAGTTCGTATTTCGAAAAAAACAGGAGAGGAGATTAAGTAA